The Asterias rubens chromosome 1, eAstRub1.3, whole genome shotgun sequence genome segment aatttttttcATATAGTACAAGTTCACGACTTTAAACTGTTGAATTGTTATTAGACTTTGATTGTCAAATCACGGATGGTGAATTGATGTAGAAATGAAGGTGTCGTGTTTTCATAAGGTTTTGGTTTCAGAGCTTGAAACTTAATTTTGTGAGGATAGTTTCAGGAAATTGTCTGTATGCTTGAACCGTGTAGGAAGACTTGTCTGCGCCCCGGGTGGCTTCAAAATGCAGttcaagttagcgctctagtcaatatttatagctctatggttataACACAGTAAaccttattaatattttttaagttTCCATCTTGCAAGATATCTGTGAGGTAAAAAGTAATCCCATTTTAGTGATGGTTATAAAATACTTATGTAGAGTCAACCAAAagataatacatgtaattatcaTCAGGTGGAAAACATGTCATTTGAAGAATTTCACGATACATGTCAACACACCAGTAAATATTTATTAGAGATGATGGATTAAGGTTTGACTCCAAATGaacttgattattttttatcttGTCCAAATGTGAACTTTGAAAAGTGTCTTCTTCGGCTATCATCCAAACACAGCTGTGGTATTGATGCGTGTGAACCCATCCTCATCTCCACACATCGTCAACGGGTCAGAAGATATTTCTTTTTTGAGACTCATAAGGTTATCATAGTTCATCCCCGATATCCTTCTGCATTCACTCCCGTAGTAAGATGGCCGAGCCTTCACCATCTGTGAGTGTGAGTGAACGGACGAATCTTCAGAGCAGATTCTGTTCCAGCCTACCAAAGTAATTGGAAACAGGGACTTGTCATAGTCTAAATTCTCTGATTGTGTCCGCATCCATTTTAGGGCAAGCTCGTTGTTGGCTGGTATTCAGATGGGTCTTGTCGTATGATACCAGATGATAATCATCTTGTTTTGTATGGGACTCGTGATATGTCAATGGTTTCCTTTTTAAGGCACTTCACACACCCGGTACATGTATTAACACATTTAAACATGAGGGCTTCATTCTTATAAATCGGACCGACAGAAAGCAGTCAGGGACTACTTCTTCCAAATAGGAAGCTATAGCAGAtacattctgcttagcagaaattagcagaaGAACACTTACATTCAATAAAAACTGCtggttgccttttttttttgctcagcaagtTGCTGtgtgaaattgtgccctgcACCCAAAATCATAGAGGTGTAGAGTGGACAATAAggcttaagcccggttcatacttgcgAATACGAATGCGAATaagaatgcgaagcgaatgttgacgtcacaaagttTGCGAATATCGCTACAAAAGGATAGTTGTGGCGTAAAATTCccgtcaaattcgctttgcctttcgcaggaagtatgaactgggctttaatGTATTTGTAAGCAAAAACTGGGTGGATAGGGGAGTTCACAAGCATTCCTTACTGCATAAATTTGGTCTAAAAATAGTATCAAGTAACTCAGTGACTTTCTGTGCTTAAACAAACTGTGTGCTTAAGACCTCATTGAAATTCTGCCCAGGgtccatttcataaagctgttgtcccttgagaaaaaaaagttaataaaaatGTCATCTAATTCTCTTTAGGTGGGACTGGTTACAAATGAAATTGTACTTTAGCATATGTTATTGATAGATCGGGGAATACTTGGTGTTTATAACTGCTTATGAATTGGTGTGTGTTAAATAATCGTAGTGCAACTTTTGTTATTCAAGATTGCTTTGAAATATAAATTAGTCAAGCTGGAGCTTAGAATGCATAGCTATATCAATTTCCATCATATGGAAACATCCACATTGAAGTTAAAGGTTAAAAAGTACAAATTGTCCTTCACTTTTtactccacccccccccccacaagaaATATAATAAATAGTTTAACATAGAAAAAGAGAGTGGAGAAACTAGGAGTTGATGTTTACTTGTACTTAAATCTACAAAAGAGGACACCCCCTCTGCCTTAAAAACATGATAACCATTTTTGCTCAAACATTTTTTTGCATGAACTCAAATGGACACAAACTGTACGttcaacacaaaaaacacacttttttttctgtcatgCGGACATAATATGACCATAGAAAGTAGTACATAATATTACGCCATGCTTTATAAAGACACATGATGATTTACCTTGACTGCGCCATGAGTAAGCCTGAGTCATCGATCGGACTGGGCATCTCTCATGGGGCAACCGGTCCCCTGCAGGGACACGGTCCGCTGCACAATCCCAGAAACCGCTCCAAGAATGCCATTCTTTCCCGTCGTTTGACGGGGATTGCTTTTGGAAATCTCGGAGAAGGCAAAGAAAGTGAACAATCGCCCAGTTTCCTTGGGATGTATTCATTTCCATTGGGTAGGATAAAAGGGTATTGGATTCCTGTGGTCAAATGAAAGTTAATTGATTAAAGGTGCAATGATACATGCAGATGAATGCCTCTTTTTGGAAGGAGTACAATCCTATCAATCACCTAATTGTTAATCAACCTCATGACCTGTGAAAAGTTCATCCTATTAAATGTATATGTAGCTGGGCATAGTTTTGAGAATCAATAAaacagcaagtaatattattATCTCAGTGGTTTTTGCATTTTGGCTTCTTTCAATTTCCAGGCTAATTGCAGTAAATTTCAGAGGGGTACGTTTCTGGACAAGTAAGCTCACATGTCACAAATCATGCATTTTGTTATCATAACTAATCATGTACGTACTTCAATTTCATGGAGACTGTTTACAAAATGTGAACAGGAAAGGAATGCTGTCATCGTCTGTAATAGAAATTATGTCAGTACTGGTGAAATTGTAGACTTGTGGAAAAATCGGTAAATGTCTGTCATGATGATTGTGTTCCGACTTGCTTTGCGACACTGGCGATATTCTCGTGAGACTGCTGGTCCAACGAGACTTCTGCTCTTGCAACTAGTAGCAGACAGGAGCCGGCAGCCTCTTGTAAGAGCAGTTTTAGATCGTGGAAAGCTACTGAGTGTATTATGCTATCGCTGTGATTCCACTATCACCGCGACACAAACATTAACAACTTGTCCGCAAGGCTAGTGAAATTTTAAAGTGTCTGAAGTGGAACTTTATAGCCAGTCTGCCTTTTTAACTCTTCCTTTTCATCCGtgcattattttatacatacatAACTGGCACTATGTCTTGTAGGAAACTTGCCTAGCATTAAAGGAGccacattatttttattagatGCCCACAGTAAAGTTTAAGATTAGTGCGTTGCTGTTCATATCACTCACCCACTCAAGGGATGACATTCCCCTCAAGAAAATACCGCAAAGAAAATAGATGGAGAAAAATCCTTGTTAACCAGTTTGCCAATGCTCTTCCTGACATGGAGCATGGAGCCAGGGCAATGCTCCAGCAGTGTCTGTCTGTGTAATACAGAAGGTGTAAAGTTCAACCAGGCAGGGATTGTCAGTGCCCATGTAAATTCAGCCTGGACTAGTGATGGATTGTTTGGGGTACTACTCTCTGGATCTCGGGCTGGAATAGTCTGGTCTAGCATCTTAAAGGGAAGATGTATCTTTGGTTTTCGGAAACGTTTGATGGTTTTAAATTCTATATAAAAATGTAGATGGATACAAGAAAAGGTTTCAGCACAAATGTGCATGCAagaagaataatctgtaattgAAGTGCAaaataagtacatgtaaaacGAACTGGTTTTTCCcattataacaaataattatttgcccattgacacaagaaaacaacatacaGGTACGCAAAATAAGATAAAACTGTGAGTGTCCTGCGAGAAAAAATGCccatacacaatctgaaaaacgttATGTACAGAAAGGTTTCCTAGATTGACAATCTTTTGAAAACCTTTCTCTAAAACCCCATTCCTTGGATagaagggaatcgtttctcaaaatgttacacactatcaacagctgcagtgcttcttgcCAAGTTCTTCCAATTGTTTAgacttgccattttttttttaaagcaacattcccattggttttgtatacGAAACAAAAATGAGGATGTCCTCACACCTTGATAGGCCtgtaatttcatctttgagagggcaaggtcatacgttttttttttgcaaatggcTTTTCcatttgtaaattgtattgtctatgggaaacttcaAGGGCAAGTCAAGTTATGGGCCTACCTGGattcccttttgttaaagtcctcgTTCTCAATGGACATCccccataccccccccccctcccaacgTGATGTGTACTCTGTATACGTGCGCAACCACACGCTCATGTACAATATAGATCCCACATCAAGTTGAATCACCTTGTATTGAATCATTTCATCCAATCTGGATTTTGTCTCAGGGACTTTCATTTCTTCATCTGCTAATTCCCCTGTTGCAAGGctactttttcaattttgttgagCATGCATTCCTCAATTGTGCAGGTTTTTTCCCTTTCTTCAAATGACTCATTTTAATCTTTTACCGTTCATCAACCTGGGGCTTTCTGAAACCCATTGGGTCAGCTGTGACTAAGCTGAAATAAGGGAGAcagtgaagggggggggggtgttcttTAGTAGGATCTATAAGATTTTTGAAGTCTTAAGTTTCAATGTCTTTTTCCTACTTAGAAAAAAGCCCAGGATTTTGCATTTGTTAAGAACAAACAGTTCTCCACGATTCactttttttaattgtccgTTTTCTCCAGGCAAAAGAATTTTTCTTTGACTTTTTGCTTAATGTTATACTTCAAGGTTTGAATTGGCACAGAGCCAGAGATTTTACAAACCTATCGCTAAGATCTCTGACTTCATCAATGCAAACATTTCTGTGAACGTGTTCTATGGAGGCTTGGGGTGTTCAGATCGGTGGGAAAAAATATTCTCTAaataattttttacatttttaattaatttgcgGAGACATTTAGCGGAAACGAGGTTGAAAACTGGGTCGATGTGCCCCAGTTTCTGACCAAGGGGTTATGGCATAAGCCCATGTCAAAAATACTATAATATTGCCTGATTTCAGCTTTTACGGTCCTCAATATTAGTGTACAATGGGAGCTGTCATTTCCGATATATGTTATTTGGTTAGCGGTAGCTGCAATGAGTGTTACTTGTGGGACTAGTAGGCTCGTTCTTTCAGGTCTTTGGCAGTCtctgaatgcctgacactttATGCCCTCAATTTATCAACCAGTGTATGTTTTACTTTATACCTATTATAACAAATTGCCTCACAACATTTaccagttgctactcaaaaattatCCTATGCTAGCCACTCAATATAAGCATCCTGTGTTTACACAAAATTGCTGTACGAAATCATTCCCTTTCAACCATTTTATTTACGTACATCATTTAAAATGTACCAATCTTTCCCTGTGTGGCTGCTTAAGAATATATCATGAAGCTTTTTTGCTCATTTATAAAAGGAAGTGTGTATATTTTGATCGTACACTTTTGGCCTCATTTGTTtttcgtgtgtgtgtgtggactCTGCTCAGGACAAACCAGACCCTTTTAATGCATTAGACTGTGTAAACCTGCAGTCAATTAATAACATTGTATTTTTACTGGACGGTGAGCTATTTACTCGTTTGGAATGCGAGACCTGGGAATCGGAGTAACGGGACGTATCGCTTGTTTATAACACACAGCAAGTCGGGTGAGATGTTAGAGAAGAGAATGATAGGGGGGATAGGGAGGGGAGGGGGTCCGTTTGTCTAAGATCTAATGAAACTGGATGAGTTAGGAGGGGATGTTGAGAAAGCCGAGTTTCAATATTTGATGAAGGGGCTTCATAATTAAATAACTTTCTGATAATATTAGAGAAGGAGGAATTGCGTCAGAGAGAGGTAAATTGCAATACTGTATTTGCTGACTCTACAGGCAGTTTGGGTTTGCTTTAATATCACTGGGCTTGTTCAGTTAATTTGCAGTGTTGACCTACATGGGTGGTCGGGTTGACTTAGTGGTCTCTTTCCTCCCCTTCCACAtttaggaccccggttcgaatcacgtctgggcactgtgtggattgggttttcagtcccaaccttactgtgtgggttttctgtggaaaaaaaaattctgggaATTCTTcgcacatctaaaactgaaacttctttccTTATCTTCTCTCCATTAGCTTCGTGTCTAGTACAGTGATAAAGTTTTAGGTAGTCCTTGCCTTTACCTCCATGAAGGTTCAGGTTTTAGTCTTAACCTTGTCATTTGTGGATTTGATCTTTCACATGGTTTTCAGAGCTTTACTCGTACGTATAGCAGTAGCTTTGACGGTTCAACCAACGTTTTTTCAACATGTAAAATTGATGCTTACAATTCAATTCAGCTTATGAATTGAAATCCCCAATTATAGAATTATGGCATTGACTGGTGAATAGGGATCaacaattgaattgaaattcatGCCTAGAGGAAAAATAAAATCACCTTGGTGTTTGTGATCACACCTTGGTTTGGGTCATTCACAAGTTTGTGAAGCTATATAAATCCAATCTTAATGAAACACTGTGTGTATTCTGTGGGCTCTGCTGTGATAAGTGGTCAGGAAAGGGATTCAAATGGAATAATAACTTTTAGGTTGGTTGCAGCGACCCATGCAATCTTGCACTGATTGATATAGAAAATTGTAGTGTTAGGCCTAATAACTTGGTTTTTGCAGTCAAATTTTCCATCAAAATTATTGGACCTTATCATTCTCTCATAGAGTTTTAGACAACTATCTGTGTCCGATTTCCTTTGTACACAATGACAAAAATTATGTATATCTTTTAGACTCCCTTTCCTTTCAGTTCAAATTTGTTACATTGGATAGGAATCGGGACAAGTTCAATGCAATGTAGATCAGATGATCGTGCAGGAAATTTCTAATTTTCctcatttatttttatctgaaaatgTATGCAAAGTGAACTTTAAGGTTAGATTTCAAACCCATCTGTACCTGGTCAATAATGTTTAGATTGTTTCCTATTATAAATCAATAAGTAATCAATAATTAACCAATAAGTAATCAATACACACTTTACTTCCATCCATCCAGGTGGCTAGACTCATCCAAGTCCCTGATGGAGCAAGGCACCCGAGAGAACGACACCCTGATGATGCGCTTCAAGTACTTTGCCTTCTACGACCTGGACCCCAAGCAAGACGCAGTCCGAATCAACCAGATCTTTGAGCAGGCCAAGTGGGGGCTGCTCAACGAGGAAATTGACTGCACAGACGAGGAAATGATCATGTTCGCAGCGTTACAGgtaattgattttttgttgttttacgtACGTTCCCGT includes the following:
- the LOC117306752 gene encoding uncharacterized protein LOC117306752, with amino-acid sequence MSSLEWESNTLLSYPMEMNTSQGNWAIVHFLCLLRDFQKQSPSNDGKEWHSWSGFWDCAADRVPAGDRLPHERCPVRSMTQAYSWRSQGWNRICSEDSSVHSHSQMVKARPSYYGSECRRISGMNYDNLMSLKKEISSDPLTMCGDEDGFTRINTTAVFG